GTGGACGACGCGCGCGCCGCGGTGGCCCGGGCGCGTAAGCACTCGACTGCGGTAACGCTGGAGGCTTCCGGCGGCATTCGGCTGGAAAACGTCCGCGCGTACGCGGAAACCGGGGTGGATTACATTTCCGTGGGGGCGCTGACCCATTCGCCGCAGGCGGTGGACTTGAGTATGCGGATTATTCCCGCGTAAGCTAGGGAGCTAAGCGTCTGCACTGTAGGGACTTATCTGACTTATCTGAGAGATAGTTTGAGATCAAAATATTTTGCGTCGGTGATGGATGCTATCTGCTCAAACTAGGGAAAATCTTTTAAGGAGACTCTTGTTCAATATGCGTGTACGAAAAGTTCTTGGGCTGTTGCTTGGCGTTTTTGCTCTCTCCCTTTCGGCGCTGGCCGCCGACGAATACAAGATTGATCCGGTGCACTCGTCGGTCAATTTCGCGGTCACTCACATGACCATCAGCACGGTGAACGGGCGCTTCAACGATTTTGCCGGAACGATCCTTTTTGACGATAAAGACGCGACCAAGTCTTCCGTCACGGTGACCATCAAAGCCGCGAGCATCAATACGGACAACAACAACCGCGACAATGACCTGAAATCGGCCAACTATTTTGACGTGGCGCAGTTTCCGGAAATTACTTTCCAAAGCAAATCGGTGGAAAAAAAGGGCGACAACTACGTGGCCCACGGAACGCTGACGATCCACGGCGTCGCCAAGAACGTGGACCTGCCGTTTGAGTTGAAAGGGCCCATTGACGCGGGTAAAGGCGGAAAAGCGATGGGCGCGCATGCCTCTCTCACCGTCAGCCGCCAGGATTTTGGGATCTCCAAGGCGCCGGCCGCGATGATCGGCAACGATGTCAAGGTTGATCTCAACGTTGAAGCAAGACATGCACCACCGGCCCCCGCCGCAACCAAATAAGGTTCCTGAGGACAACGCCCCGTGTCTTCTGCCGACTTGTTATTGCCGGAGAAACTTGCGCCGCTGGTGCGGAACACGATCTTCTCCGGCAATATTCACCATTTCGACCAGGCTGAATCCACCAACGCTCTGGCGCTGGCCGCGGCCACGCGTTCCGAGCACCATACGGACACCGGGCCGGAAGGCGCGGTCTTTGTGGCGGAAGAACAGACCGCGGGCCGGGGACGCGGCGGGCATACCTGGCATTCGGAAAAAGGCACGGGGATTTATTGTTCGTTTCTGATTTTTCCTCCCATGTCGCCGGCAGAGGCGCTATGGCTGTCGTTGATTTCAGGAGTGGCGGTGCAGGACGCGGTGAAGGAGGTCACGGGATTGCAACCGGACATCCGCTGGCCGAATGATTTGCTGCTGAACGAGAAGAAGTTTGCGGGGATCCTGACGGAGATGAGCTCCGAGCCTACGCGTGTGAACCACGCGGTGGTGGGCGTGGGCATCAACGTGAACCAGGAGAGCTTTCCCGAGAGCTTGCGGAACGTCGCCACTTCACTGCGCAAAGAGGCAGGGCGGGAATTCTCGCGGGTGGAGCTTACCGGGGCCATGATCCGAGCAGTAGACCGCGAATACCGCGCTCTGCTGCGGGCCATGAGCAGTCCGATTCGCACGCCAGCGTTGCGCTTTGAGCCGATCATGCGCCGGGTGGAATCGCGATCTTCTTACGCGCTGGGCAAACTGGTGCACGTGGACGAAGACGGCGGCTATTACGGCGTGACCGACGGCCTGGATCCCAGCGGCTTCCTGCGCGTCCGGACCGATACCGGCCTGCGCATGGTGATCTCCGGCAGCGTCCGCCCGGTGGCAAGGAGAAACGATGCTCCTGGTTCTTGACGTGGGCAACACCAACACGGTGCTGGGCGTCTATCGGATGGAAACGCCGGGATTCGCCGGGAAAGTCGGCACGAAGCTGGAAGCCCACTGGCGCGTGGCCACCATCGCCACCCATACGGTGGATGAATACGGCGTCCTCTTCCGCAACCTGTTTGCCATCGGCAAGATTGAGTCTTCTGAAGTCCGAGGCATCATCATCTCGTCCGTGGTCCCGCCCATGGATTCCACCCTGCGCGAAGTTTGCGAGCGCTACTTCCACTTGAAGCCGTTGTTCGTGGAGCCGGGCGCCAAGACCGGCATGCCCGTGCTTTGTGACAATCCGCAGGAAGTGGGCGCGGACCGCATTGTGAACGGTGTGGCGGCGTTTGAGAAATACGGCGGGCCCTGCGTGGTGGTGGACTTTGGCACGGCGACGACTTTTGATGTTGTCTCGCGCAAAGGCGAGTACCTGGGCGGCGCGATCGCGCCGGGCATCGGCATTTCCGCGCAGGCGCTGGTGGAAAATACCGCCAGGCTGCCGCGCGTGGACATCCGCCGGCCGGCCAAACTGATCGGCACCAACACCGTGGCCAGCATGCAGTCCGGCATGTTCTATGGCTACCTGGGTCTGGTGGACGGCATCCTGGAACGCATGATGGCGGAGCTTGGTTCCGAAGCAAAGGTAGTCGCTACCGGCGGGCTGGCGCGGCTGATCGGCGAACACTCCAAGTACATCAAGACCGTGGACGATTTGCTCACGCTCGATGGCCTGCGCATCATCTGGGAGCGCAATTCGGGGGCGCATAAACAGAAAGCCACGTCTTAGTTTCTCTCCAGCTTTTCTCGCTGAAACTACGGGTTATGCTTCGCCAGCCATTCGGCAATCTCCTTAAACACGTCACGTCTTTGCTCCGCCAAGCGTGGAAAATGAGGAGCTCCGGGATAGGTAACCATGCGCACGGTCTTGCCGCGCTCCGCCAGCAGCACGAAAAACTCCATGCCTTGCAGCACGGGTACGCGGACATCAGCTTCGCCGTGGAGAATCAAAAGCGGCGTGGTCACCTGGTCAGAATGCATGACGGCGGAAAACTGTAGCAGCGGCGTGGGGTCTTTTTCCTGCAGGCGGGCGTCATAGTCGGTCTGCCAGGTATCACTGGTGGGGACAAAGCTGAGCCAGTCGGTAATTCCCGCGCCTTCAATCGCCGCGCGATAACGATGCGTCTGGGTGACGGTCCATGAAGTCATGAAGCCGCCGGCGCTCCAGCCAAACATGGCCAGCCGCTGGGGATCAGCCCAGCCCTGGGCGATGGCGTAGTCGGTGGCGCTGTCCACGTCACGGTAAGCGCGATCGCCGAAGTGCTGGTAAATGGCGGAGAGAAAATCCGAGCCATAGCCGGTTGATCCCCGGTACTCGGGCTCCATGACCACGTATCCCTGCGCGGCAATCAGGCGGGAGAAAAGGGAGAAGGCGAGTTCATCATTGGATTCCGGGCCGCCGTGCGGCATCACCAGGAACGGCCACTTCTTCGCGGCCGAGTAGCCGGAGGGAAACGTTACGATTCCCTCCAGTTTGATGCCTTCCTTGGATGTCCAGTGCACCACGCGGACATCGCCCAGGTCCGCGCCGGCGAGCACGTCATCGCCCTCATGCGTGATCTTCACCAGTTCGCCGCCGTGGGCCACGGCAACGTTGTTGAGGTGAGCGGGGTCGCTTACGGTAAACGCGCGCACGTCTGGCGATGCGGAAAACGCGGTGGAGACCGGCAAGCCATTCATGACGCCATCCGTCCAGCGATACGCGGTTTCCAGCTTGCCGTCGCGATAAGCGGCGATTTCCGTGATCACGCCGCGATGCAGTTCCACCCACACTGAGCCGTGAGCATCGGAGGTCACGTTCACGGCCGAGCCATCCAGTTGCGGGGTGCGGTCCACCGGCGCGCCGCCGTCCAGTGGGACGCTCCAGATGTGATCGGGCGTAAGCACCGGAGTGGTAGTGCTGGCAAAAACCAGTTCCTTACCGCCGCCGGACCAGGCGAGTCCGTTGGTGGCGTTGGGAACCTGGGCAATGCGGCGCGCGCCCGATGCGCTGCAAACGTAAATGGCCGAATGCAGCTCATGATGGCCGATCTTTGGATTTTGCGTGATGACCGCGATCTGCGTACCGTCGGCGGACCAGGCGATGTCGGTGATGTCCTTCAGCTCGGGGCACCACCAGTCGCCCTTGTCGCCGCTGGCGTTGACCACGTACAGGCTGGTCTGATCAGCCTGCACCACAGTGTGCACGCCTTCTAGCGCATCTTTGGGGCGAGGATCGGCCAGTAGCGCGAAGCGCGAACCGTCCGGCGAGATCGAGGCGGAGCGGACCCCTGACCTCAAGCCAATCATCCGGACAGGCTGATTCTCCGCCAGGGGCACAATGGCCAGTTGTCCCAACTTGTCCACTTCATACCCGCCGTACAGCGCGCCGTCCGAGGAGAAGCCTTGCGGGCGGAATTTCTCCGGCAATGAAAGTTTGTGCGGATTTTCTCCGGAGATGCCGATCATCCACCACTCGCGCTTTTCCGGCCCTTGAACGCCGTCGTAGGTCACCAGGTAGAGGATGGTCTTGCCGTCCGGCGAGATGGCCGTGGCCCGGGCACGACGCAGGGCGGAGTAATCATCGCGGCTGAAGGGATGCTTGTCAGCGCCATAGCCGTTTGCGGCGGCCAGCACCAGGGCGATGATGGTCAGAAATGATTGCACGCAGCGGAAGGTAGTCTTCTTCATTTTTCTTCTCCGGGGACAGATCTGCTTTCAGCGCAGTGGCACATTCTCGACTGAAACATTCACATACGGGGCGGTTGCGGCGCCGTATGCCGAAGCGCAACGCACTTGATACTATCAATTCAGGCCGCACTGGCAGTGGAAAACTACTTCAACTACTTTACGGAGATCGAAGAGCGCTACCAGCGGCGGCGCGGCACGGGACTGCTGCTTTCCACGCTGGATTGGGCGCTGATTGAAACCTGGAAAGACGCCGGAATCCCGCTGGAAGCCGTGCTGCGCGGCATAGATGAGACGTTTG
The Terriglobia bacterium genome window above contains:
- a CDS encoding YceI family protein: MRVRKVLGLLLGVFALSLSALAADEYKIDPVHSSVNFAVTHMTISTVNGRFNDFAGTILFDDKDATKSSVTVTIKAASINTDNNNRDNDLKSANYFDVAQFPEITFQSKSVEKKGDNYVAHGTLTIHGVAKNVDLPFELKGPIDAGKGGKAMGAHASLTVSRQDFGISKAPAAMIGNDVKVDLNVEARHAPPAPAATK
- a CDS encoding type III pantothenate kinase, whose product is MLLVLDVGNTNTVLGVYRMETPGFAGKVGTKLEAHWRVATIATHTVDEYGVLFRNLFAIGKIESSEVRGIIISSVVPPMDSTLREVCERYFHLKPLFVEPGAKTGMPVLCDNPQEVGADRIVNGVAAFEKYGGPCVVVDFGTATTFDVVSRKGEYLGGAIAPGIGISAQALVENTARLPRVDIRRPAKLIGTNTVASMQSGMFYGYLGLVDGILERMMAELGSEAKVVATGGLARLIGEHSKYIKTVDDLLTLDGLRIIWERNSGAHKQKATS
- a CDS encoding S9 family peptidase — encoded protein: MKKTTFRCVQSFLTIIALVLAAANGYGADKHPFSRDDYSALRRARATAISPDGKTILYLVTYDGVQGPEKREWWMIGISGENPHKLSLPEKFRPQGFSSDGALYGGYEVDKLGQLAIVPLAENQPVRMIGLRSGVRSASISPDGSRFALLADPRPKDALEGVHTVVQADQTSLYVVNASGDKGDWWCPELKDITDIAWSADGTQIAVITQNPKIGHHELHSAIYVCSASGARRIAQVPNATNGLAWSGGGKELVFASTTTPVLTPDHIWSVPLDGGAPVDRTPQLDGSAVNVTSDAHGSVWVELHRGVITEIAAYRDGKLETAYRWTDGVMNGLPVSTAFSASPDVRAFTVSDPAHLNNVAVAHGGELVKITHEGDDVLAGADLGDVRVVHWTSKEGIKLEGIVTFPSGYSAAKKWPFLVMPHGGPESNDELAFSLFSRLIAAQGYVVMEPEYRGSTGYGSDFLSAIYQHFGDRAYRDVDSATDYAIAQGWADPQRLAMFGWSAGGFMTSWTVTQTHRYRAAIEGAGITDWLSFVPTSDTWQTDYDARLQEKDPTPLLQFSAVMHSDQVTTPLLILHGEADVRVPVLQGMEFFVLLAERGKTVRMVTYPGAPHFPRLAEQRRDVFKEIAEWLAKHNP
- a CDS encoding biotin--[acetyl-CoA-carboxylase] ligase; its protein translation is MSSADLLLPEKLAPLVRNTIFSGNIHHFDQAESTNALALAAATRSEHHTDTGPEGAVFVAEEQTAGRGRGGHTWHSEKGTGIYCSFLIFPPMSPAEALWLSLISGVAVQDAVKEVTGLQPDIRWPNDLLLNEKKFAGILTEMSSEPTRVNHAVVGVGINVNQESFPESLRNVATSLRKEAGREFSRVELTGAMIRAVDREYRALLRAMSSPIRTPALRFEPIMRRVESRSSYALGKLVHVDEDGGYYGVTDGLDPSGFLRVRTDTGLRMVISGSVRPVARRNDAPGS